From the Leptospira congkakensis genome, the window GTCCAAAATCCATCTCTAGCTTGGATTACGAAGAGGGTGTGGAACGTTATAAAAACCTATCCCGTTTTTTCCCAAACTATCGTAAAAAAGGTTCTCTCCATTCACAAGTCATCGATTTTTTAATCGATCGAGCTGTGGTGGACAATGCTGCTGACGAAGAATCCATTCAGGTCAATGAAAAACGAATCGAAGCGGAAATCCAAAAGCGGATGGAAGCACAAGGGATTAGCGACCTAGAACAATTTAAAAAGTCTGTCCAAACTCAGTTCAATTTACCTTATGATGTTTGGTTAGAAGATTTACCTTACCAAATCAAAAAAGGCCAACTTCTACAAATCAAAGTGAGCCCTCCCTTACCTTCAGAACAAGAAGTTCAATCATGGTATAACAAAAACAAGGCGAAGGTTGGATCCGAATTTAAATTCCGAGAAATTGTACTTTCGCCTACAAATTCTTCTATTGATGAAGAAACACGAGTTTTTAACGAACTCACGGAAATTAGAAACAAATCTTTAAAAGATCCATCTTTCTTTAAACTTGTGGCTTCTGGTCCAAGAAATGAATCTCGTTATCGATTGAACGGAGGATTGGTTAACTGGGTTCCTACATTTGAATTGTACAAAACACAACCAACCACTGCATCCGTACTCACACAAGTTGGTGGGCCAGGAAAAATTTCTGAAGTTTTCAGAGACGATCGCAAACGTTATTGTTTAGTTTCTATTGAAGGAATGAGACCAACTCCACTGGATGCTGTCAGAAAAGGAATCCAAGGATTTTTATTTCGCGAAAAAGAACAAACCTCTTTTGAAGACTGGGTCACTAACACGCGAAAAAATACAGCAATATCTATCTTTGATCCTATTTATATCAAAGAACATAACATAAACAATCCGGAAGAAAAATACAACATAGACTAATGATGAACCGAAAAGACTATAACCCGAGTTTTGCGGTAGTATATTTAGACTCCCCTTCCATTCAATTTTTAGATCAAAACTTTGAAGTAAAACTTTGGGAAGAGTTTATCAATCGACTCTCCCTAGTATTTCCAGAAATCTCTATCCACATCAATACAAGTTCAGCGCTTACAAAAAAAATAAATTCTAGTCCACTCAACAATCGACTTACAATCCATGAAGACGTTTCCAAAGAGTATGAATTTTTACTTAAATTAGGAAAACTTTTACCAGAATCTAAATTCAAAGATCCAGATTGGGATGAAGTTTGTTTCCTTTATTTTACCGGAATTTCGCCACTTTTAGACTCTCATCTAACAGAAAAATCTTGGGAACGACATACAAACTTTTTTAGCCAATACTCTTATTCAGAAAATTTGCCACCAGGCCTTACACCTACAATCATCACTCGTGAATTTTTGGCTTCTTTACCCGATACATTAACAACAGACATCCATTCTTTTTTTCTAAAGAACATCAACCAATATGATGTGGATATTTTTTATCAAGCACCGGACCTTCGCCAGCTTCGTTTGGACTTTCGATTGGCATCAAATCGTTCCTTAACTCTCATCCAAGGTTTGTTACCACTAGGAACAAGTTTATCATACGACAATCTCCTTCCTAAATTAAAAGAAAATCCTGGTTTATTCCGAAGTGCACCATCCTATTTGGAATGGGAAATTTATAAGGGTTGTGAGTATAAGTGTACATTTTGTCCGCGTGAGTTTGTCGATTTATCAAATGACGGAAGTTTTGTTTCTATTGAAGAAGTAAAAACAACCATCACAAAACTCAATGCGGAACTTACCTCCCCCATTACGATCAGTCTTTCTGGAAATGGAGAACCACTCCTCCATCCTGAATTTAAGTCTGTAGTTTTAGAAATTCTAAAATTAAATTTACTTACTGAACTTATCATTGAAACAGCTTTATATACAAATACCGATTCGTTACTCACGTTGATTCGCAATTTAGATCCTTCTTTAAAGGAAAAACTTTGTATCATTGTCAATATCACCAGTTTAAAATCGGACGTTTATAAGTCTTTATACGGAAAATCAGAACTGGAAACAGTTTTGGCTACTGTGAACCAACTTTCCGAAATTCTCCCAAGTAAGTCCCTTCACGTTCAGATGATCAAAATGAAAGAAGTGGAAGAAGAGATAGACCCATACTTCACTTTCTTTGAAAAAAAAGGAATCAATATCATCTTACAAAAATACAATACATTTGCAAATAAACTCCCTGAACGTCGAGTGAGTGACCTCACTCCCATTCACAGAGATTTTTGTTGGCATTTGGTTCGTGATTTGTCCGTTTCTGTCGACGGTTCTGTTTCTATTTGTAAACAAAACCCAACAGAAATCATTGGAAATTTATATAAAGAATCTTTGAGCGATGTTTGGCAAAAAGGATTAAACTTTTTTAAACATAGTTTTGATGGCGAACATGGAAAAATTCCTGCTCCTTGTTTGAATTGTGATGAGTGGTATACTTTCAACGCGTGATTGTTTTGCCTTCATTCAGGCAAGACTTGGGTCCACCAGATTTCCTAAAAAAATTCTAAAGTCCATTCCGGAAGATACAAACACATCTGTTCTTGATCATATCCAAAATCGCCTTTCTACCATCTTTCCTAAAGAACAGATTGTATTTTTAGTTCCTGAAGGTGATAAAGAACTCGTAAAATTTTTAGAAAACAGAAATTACAAGTATTTTGTTGGTTCAGAGACAGACGTACGCGATCGTTTCCGTAAAGCAAGCCTTCATTTTAAAGCGAAACATATATTCCGTTTAACAGGTGATAATCCCTTTATTGATTTAGAATCCATACGATAT encodes:
- a CDS encoding putative peptidyl-prolyl cis-trans isomerase, yielding MQKGSRMSRFLIFFFATVSVFSLLFTPVISLSSYESLNAVLAIVGPKSISSLDYEEGVERYKNLSRFFPNYRKKGSLHSQVIDFLIDRAVVDNAADEESIQVNEKRIEAEIQKRMEAQGISDLEQFKKSVQTQFNLPYDVWLEDLPYQIKKGQLLQIKVSPPLPSEQEVQSWYNKNKAKVGSEFKFREIVLSPTNSSIDEETRVFNELTEIRNKSLKDPSFFKLVASGPRNESRYRLNGGLVNWVPTFELYKTQPTTASVLTQVGGPGKISEVFRDDRKRYCLVSIEGMRPTPLDAVRKGIQGFLFREKEQTSFEDWVTNTRKNTAISIFDPIYIKEHNINNPEEKYNID
- a CDS encoding spiro-SPASM protein, encoding MMNRKDYNPSFAVVYLDSPSIQFLDQNFEVKLWEEFINRLSLVFPEISIHINTSSALTKKINSSPLNNRLTIHEDVSKEYEFLLKLGKLLPESKFKDPDWDEVCFLYFTGISPLLDSHLTEKSWERHTNFFSQYSYSENLPPGLTPTIITREFLASLPDTLTTDIHSFFLKNINQYDVDIFYQAPDLRQLRLDFRLASNRSLTLIQGLLPLGTSLSYDNLLPKLKENPGLFRSAPSYLEWEIYKGCEYKCTFCPREFVDLSNDGSFVSIEEVKTTITKLNAELTSPITISLSGNGEPLLHPEFKSVVLEILKLNLLTELIIETALYTNTDSLLTLIRNLDPSLKEKLCIIVNITSLKSDVYKSLYGKSELETVLATVNQLSEILPSKSLHVQMIKMKEVEEEIDPYFTFFEKKGINIILQKYNTFANKLPERRVSDLTPIHRDFCWHLVRDLSVSVDGSVSICKQNPTEIIGNLYKESLSDVWQKGLNFFKHSFDGEHGKIPAPCLNCDEWYTFNA